One Paraburkholderia agricolaris genomic region harbors:
- the aceF gene encoding dihydrolipoyllysine-residue acetyltransferase, translating into MSQAIEIKVPDIGDYKDIPVIEVLVKAGDTVEKEQSLVTLESDKATMDVPSSAAGVVKEVKVKVGDNVSEGSLIVVLEGAGAAAAAPAPAPAPAAAPAPAAAPAAAPAPAPAAASGGLQEVKVPDIGDYKDIPVIEVAVKVGDRVEKEQSLVTLESDKATMDVPSSAAGVVKEVKVKVGDNVSEGSVIVVLEAEGGAAASAPAPAPKQTAEKPSDAPAAPSPAPAQPSALAQAPVIQAGEGGARQASHASPSVRKFARELGVDVVQVQGTGPKGRITQADVTAFIKGVMTGQRAAPAGAAPAAAGGGELNLLPWPKVDFTKFGPVDPKPLSRIKKISGANLHRNWVMIPHVTNNDEADITDLEALRVQLNKENEKAGVKVTMLAFVIKAVVAALKQFPTFNASLDGDNLVFKQYFHIGFAADTPNGLVVPVIRDADKKGLIDIAKEMTELSKAARDGKLKPDQMQGGCFSISSLGGIGGTNFTPIINAPEVAILGLSRGAMKPVWDGKQFVPRLILPLSLSYDHRVIDGAAAARFNAYLGAILADFRRVIL; encoded by the coding sequence ATGAGTCAAGCGATCGAAATCAAGGTGCCGGACATCGGCGATTACAAGGACATTCCTGTGATCGAGGTGCTGGTGAAGGCGGGTGATACCGTCGAGAAAGAGCAATCGCTCGTTACGCTGGAATCCGACAAGGCGACCATGGACGTGCCGAGCTCGGCTGCCGGCGTCGTCAAGGAAGTGAAGGTCAAGGTTGGCGACAACGTGTCGGAAGGCTCGCTGATCGTCGTGCTGGAAGGCGCGGGCGCGGCGGCTGCCGCACCGGCTCCCGCTCCGGCGCCTGCTGCTGCACCGGCCCCCGCAGCGGCTCCGGCTGCGGCGCCTGCCCCGGCGCCCGCTGCCGCCAGCGGCGGTCTGCAAGAAGTCAAAGTGCCGGATATCGGCGACTACAAAGACATTCCCGTGATCGAAGTCGCGGTGAAGGTCGGCGATCGCGTCGAGAAAGAGCAGTCGCTGGTGACGCTCGAATCGGACAAGGCGACCATGGACGTGCCGAGCTCGGCTGCCGGCGTCGTCAAGGAAGTGAAGGTCAAGGTCGGCGATAACGTGTCGGAAGGCTCGGTCATCGTCGTGCTGGAAGCCGAAGGTGGCGCAGCCGCGTCGGCACCGGCTCCCGCGCCGAAGCAGACGGCCGAAAAGCCGTCGGACGCGCCGGCTGCACCGTCGCCGGCACCGGCTCAACCGTCCGCACTGGCGCAAGCGCCGGTGATCCAGGCGGGCGAGGGTGGTGCCCGTCAGGCGAGCCATGCTTCGCCGTCCGTGCGCAAGTTCGCGCGCGAACTCGGCGTCGACGTGGTGCAAGTGCAGGGCACGGGTCCGAAGGGCCGCATTACGCAAGCCGACGTGACCGCCTTCATCAAGGGCGTGATGACTGGTCAGCGTGCCGCACCGGCTGGCGCTGCGCCGGCTGCCGCGGGCGGTGGCGAACTGAATCTGCTGCCGTGGCCGAAGGTCGACTTCACCAAATTCGGCCCGGTCGATCCGAAGCCGCTGTCGCGCATCAAGAAGATCTCGGGCGCGAATCTGCATCGCAACTGGGTCATGATTCCGCACGTCACGAACAACGACGAAGCGGACATCACCGATCTCGAAGCGCTGCGCGTGCAGTTGAACAAGGAAAACGAAAAGGCCGGCGTGAAAGTCACGATGCTGGCGTTCGTAATCAAGGCGGTGGTTGCCGCTTTGAAGCAGTTCCCGACGTTCAATGCCAGCCTCGACGGCGACAACCTGGTGTTCAAGCAGTACTTCCATATCGGGTTTGCTGCCGATACGCCGAACGGTCTGGTCGTTCCGGTGATTCGCGATGCGGACAAGAAGGGTTTGATCGATATCGCGAAGGAAATGACCGAGCTTTCGAAGGCCGCGCGTGATGGCAAGCTGAAGCCGGATCAGATGCAAGGTGGCTGCTTCTCGATTTCTTCGCTGGGTGGGATTGGCGGGACTAACTTCACGCCGATTATCAATGCGCCTGAAGTCGCCATTCTCGGTTTGTCGCGTGGCGCGATGAAGCCGGTTTGGGATGGCAAGCAGTTTGTGCCGCGTCTGATTCTGCCGCTGTCGTTGTCGTATGACCATCGGGTGATCGATGGTGCTGCGGCGGCGCGGTTCAATGCGTATCTAGGTGCGATTCTTGCCGATTTTCGGCGTGTGATTCTTTGA
- the aceE gene encoding pyruvate dehydrogenase (acetyl-transferring), homodimeric type: protein MSAVPDEVMKYVAAEKDDDPQETGEWLEALDGVISAVGPDRAHYLIEKQIEFARVHGEHLPFSANTPYINTIPVSRQAPIPGDQDLEHRIRSYTRWNAIAMVLRAGKDTNVGGHIASFASAATLYDVGYNHFWHAPSAEHGGDLVFVQGHSSPGVYSRAFLLGRLSENQLDNFRQEVGGEGISSYPHPWLMPDFWQFPTVSMGLGPIMAIYQARFMKYMQARGIAKTEGRKVWAFLGDGETDEPESLGAIGMAGRERLDNLVFVINCNLQRLDGPVRGNGKIIQELESEFRGAGWNVIKVVWGSRWDALFQRDKSGALMRRMMEVVDGEYQTYKSESGAFVREHFFNTPELKALVADWSDEDVWNLNRGGHDPHKIYAAFSEASNAKGQPTVILAKTIKGYGMGEAGQAMNITHQQKKLHVDQLKKFRDQFRLPISDEDLVNVPYLKFEEGSKELEYMRARRQDLGGYLPARRQKAESLPVPALDAFEPLLKGTGEGREISTTMAFVRILNILLKDKALGKRIVPIVPDESRTFGMEGLFRQIGIWNQDGQKYIPEDSDQLMFYRESESGQILQEGINEAGGMCDWIAAATSYSTHGEIMIPFYIFYSMFGFQRIGDLAWAAGDMRSRGFLLGGTAGRTTLNGEGLQHEDGHSLLWAASVPNCISYDPTFGYELAVIMQDGLRRMVADQEDVYYYITVMNENYEHPAIPQGEAVAADIIKGMYSFRKADANQKAPRVQLMGAGTIFNEVIAAADLLKNDWGVAADLWSVPSFTELAREGHEVQRWNLLHPTEEKKVSHVEKLLKDAQGPVIASTDYVRALTEQIRAFVPQKFVVLGTDGYGRSDTREKLRHFFEVDRYWVTVAALNALADEGTIERKVVAEALKKYNLDPAKPNPMTV from the coding sequence ATGTCCGCTGTACCCGACGAAGTCATGAAATATGTCGCCGCTGAAAAAGACGACGATCCCCAGGAAACCGGCGAATGGCTGGAAGCGCTGGATGGCGTGATTTCTGCTGTGGGCCCCGATCGCGCTCACTACCTCATCGAGAAACAGATCGAATTCGCCCGTGTACACGGCGAACATCTGCCGTTCTCTGCAAACACCCCGTACATCAATACGATTCCTGTGTCGCGTCAGGCGCCGATTCCCGGCGACCAGGACCTCGAACACCGCATCCGCTCGTACACGCGCTGGAACGCCATTGCCATGGTGCTGCGCGCAGGCAAGGATACGAACGTCGGCGGCCACATCGCCTCGTTCGCGTCGGCCGCCACGCTGTACGACGTCGGCTATAACCATTTCTGGCACGCGCCGTCGGCTGAACATGGCGGCGACCTCGTGTTCGTGCAGGGCCATTCGTCGCCGGGTGTGTACTCGCGCGCGTTCCTGCTCGGCCGTCTGAGCGAAAACCAGCTCGACAACTTCCGTCAGGAAGTGGGCGGCGAGGGCATCTCGTCGTATCCGCACCCGTGGCTGATGCCGGACTTCTGGCAATTCCCGACCGTCTCGATGGGCCTCGGCCCGATCATGGCGATCTACCAGGCGCGCTTCATGAAGTACATGCAGGCGCGTGGCATTGCGAAGACCGAAGGCCGCAAGGTCTGGGCGTTCCTCGGCGACGGCGAAACGGATGAACCGGAATCGCTCGGCGCAATCGGTATGGCCGGTCGCGAACGTCTCGACAACCTGGTGTTCGTGATCAACTGTAACCTGCAGCGCCTGGATGGCCCGGTGCGCGGTAACGGCAAGATCATCCAGGAACTCGAAAGCGAATTCCGCGGCGCCGGCTGGAACGTCATCAAGGTCGTCTGGGGCAGCCGCTGGGATGCGCTGTTCCAACGCGACAAGTCGGGCGCGCTGATGCGCCGGATGATGGAAGTCGTCGACGGCGAATATCAGACGTACAAGTCGGAGTCGGGCGCGTTTGTTCGCGAACACTTCTTCAACACGCCGGAACTGAAGGCGCTGGTCGCCGACTGGTCCGACGAAGACGTGTGGAACCTGAACCGCGGCGGCCACGATCCGCACAAGATTTACGCAGCGTTCTCGGAAGCCTCGAATGCCAAGGGCCAGCCGACCGTCATCCTCGCGAAGACGATCAAGGGCTACGGCATGGGCGAAGCCGGTCAGGCGATGAACATCACCCACCAGCAGAAGAAGCTGCACGTGGATCAGCTGAAGAAATTCCGCGATCAGTTCCGCCTGCCGATCTCCGACGAAGATCTCGTCAACGTGCCGTACCTCAAGTTCGAAGAAGGTTCGAAGGAACTCGAGTACATGCGCGCTCGCCGCCAGGACCTCGGCGGTTATCTGCCGGCGCGTCGCCAGAAGGCCGAGTCGCTGCCGGTGCCGGCGCTGGACGCATTCGAGCCGCTGCTGAAGGGCACGGGCGAAGGCCGCGAGATCTCCACGACGATGGCGTTCGTGCGGATCCTGAACATCCTGCTGAAAGACAAGGCACTCGGCAAGCGCATCGTGCCGATCGTGCCGGACGAGTCGCGTACCTTCGGTATGGAAGGCCTGTTCCGTCAGATCGGTATCTGGAATCAGGACGGCCAGAAGTACATTCCGGAAGACTCCGATCAGCTGATGTTCTATCGCGAATCGGAATCCGGTCAGATCCTGCAGGAAGGCATCAACGAAGCCGGTGGTATGTGTGACTGGATCGCAGCCGCGACGTCGTACTCGACGCACGGCGAGATCATGATCCCGTTCTACATCTTCTATTCGATGTTCGGCTTCCAGCGCATCGGCGATCTGGCATGGGCGGCGGGCGATATGCGTTCGCGCGGCTTCCTGCTGGGCGGTACCGCTGGGCGCACCACGCTGAACGGCGAAGGTCTGCAACACGAAGACGGCCACTCGCTCCTGTGGGCGGCATCGGTGCCGAACTGCATCAGCTATGACCCGACCTTCGGCTACGAACTCGCTGTCATCATGCAGGACGGTCTGCGCCGCATGGTTGCTGACCAGGAAGACGTGTACTACTACATCACGGTGATGAACGAGAACTACGAGCACCCGGCGATTCCGCAGGGCGAAGCTGTAGCGGCCGACATCATCAAGGGTATGTATTCGTTCAGGAAGGCTGACGCGAATCAGAAGGCGCCGCGTGTTCAACTGATGGGCGCGGGCACGATCTTCAACGAAGTGATCGCCGCTGCCGATCTTCTGAAGAACGACTGGGGCGTCGCAGCCGATCTGTGGAGCGTGCCGAGCTTCACCGAACTTGCTCGCGAAGGCCACGAAGTGCAGCGCTGGAACCTGCTGCACCCGACGGAAGAGAAGAAGGTCTCGCACGTCGAGAAGCTGCTGAAGGACGCACAAGGTCCGGTCATCGCTTCGACCGACTACGTGCGCGCGCTGACCGAGCAGATCCGCGCGTTCGTGCCGCAGAAATTCGTCGTGCTGGGCACGGATGGCTACGGCCGTTCGGACACGCGTGAAAAGCTGCGTCATTTCTTCGAAGTCGATCGCTACTGGGTCACGGTTGCCGCGTTGAATGCGCTGGCAGACGAAGGCACGATCGAACGCAAGGTGGTCGCCGAGGCGCTCAAGAAGTACAACCTTGATCCCGCCAAACCCAACCCGATGACCGTCTAA
- the lpdA gene encoding dihydrolipoyl dehydrogenase: MSLVEVKVPDIGDFKDVDVIEVNIKPGDVIETEQALMTLESDKASIEVPSDTAGTVKEVRVKAGDKVSQGTIIALVETSADAGAAKEAPKAAAKEPEKAPAAAAQAAATAPKAAAPAPQAGSFSGNADIECDMLVLGSGPGGYSAAFRSADLGMKTVLVERYSTLGGVCLNVGCIPSKALLHTALVIDEAEALGSHGITFGKPQIDLDKLRDFKSGVVKKLTGGLAGMAKMRKVEVVTGTGSFVDPYHMEVQTEGGKKVVKFKQAIIAAGSEAVKLPFIPEDPRVVDSTGALELRQIPQRMLVIGGGIIGLEMATVYATLGAQIDVVEMLDGLMAGADRDLVKVWEKYNSKRFANVMLKTKTTGAEAKDDGIYVSFEGEKAPAEAQRYDLVLVAVGRTPNGKKIGADKAGVAVTDRGFIDVDKQMRTNVPHIFAIGDIVGQPMLAHKAVHEGHVAAEAAHGEKAYFDALQIPSVAYTDPEVAWAGKTEDQLKAAGIKYGKAVFPWAASGRAIANGRDEGFTKLLFDEETHRVIGGGIVGLNAGDLISEVCLAVEMGADATDIGKTIHPHPTLGESIGMAAELYEGVCTDLPPQKKK, from the coding sequence ATGAGTCTCGTCGAAGTAAAAGTGCCGGATATCGGTGACTTCAAAGACGTCGATGTCATCGAAGTCAATATCAAGCCGGGCGATGTCATCGAAACCGAACAGGCGTTGATGACGCTCGAGTCCGATAAGGCCTCCATCGAAGTGCCGAGCGACACCGCCGGCACAGTCAAGGAAGTACGCGTCAAAGCCGGCGACAAAGTCTCGCAAGGCACGATCATCGCGCTGGTCGAAACGTCGGCAGACGCGGGAGCGGCTAAAGAGGCACCGAAGGCTGCGGCCAAAGAACCCGAGAAGGCACCGGCGGCTGCAGCGCAAGCTGCAGCCACCGCGCCGAAGGCTGCCGCGCCCGCTCCGCAAGCCGGTAGCTTCTCCGGCAACGCGGATATCGAGTGCGACATGCTCGTGCTCGGTTCGGGCCCCGGCGGTTACTCGGCCGCGTTCCGCTCCGCCGACCTCGGCATGAAGACGGTGCTCGTCGAACGTTATTCAACGCTCGGCGGCGTCTGTCTGAATGTCGGCTGTATTCCGTCGAAGGCGCTGCTGCACACGGCGCTCGTTATCGACGAAGCCGAAGCGCTGGGCTCGCATGGCATCACGTTCGGCAAGCCGCAAATCGATCTCGACAAGCTGCGCGACTTCAAGTCGGGCGTCGTCAAGAAGCTCACCGGCGGTCTCGCCGGCATGGCCAAGATGCGCAAGGTCGAAGTCGTGACGGGCACGGGCTCGTTCGTCGATCCGTATCACATGGAAGTGCAGACCGAAGGCGGCAAGAAGGTCGTCAAGTTCAAGCAGGCGATCATCGCCGCGGGCTCGGAAGCGGTGAAGCTGCCGTTCATTCCGGAAGATCCACGTGTGGTCGATTCGACCGGCGCGCTTGAACTGCGTCAGATTCCGCAACGCATGCTGGTCATCGGCGGCGGCATTATCGGTCTCGAAATGGCGACGGTCTACGCTACGCTCGGCGCGCAGATCGACGTGGTCGAAATGCTCGACGGCCTGATGGCCGGCGCGGATCGGGATCTGGTCAAGGTCTGGGAAAAGTACAACAGCAAGCGTTTTGCGAACGTCATGCTGAAGACCAAAACCACCGGGGCAGAGGCGAAAGACGACGGCATCTACGTGTCGTTCGAAGGCGAAAAGGCGCCGGCCGAAGCGCAGCGCTACGACCTCGTGCTGGTTGCCGTCGGCCGTACGCCGAATGGCAAGAAGATCGGTGCGGACAAGGCGGGTGTGGCGGTAACGGATCGCGGCTTCATCGACGTCGACAAGCAGATGCGCACCAATGTCCCGCACATCTTCGCGATCGGCGATATCGTCGGCCAGCCGATGCTCGCGCACAAAGCCGTGCATGAAGGTCATGTCGCCGCTGAAGCCGCTCATGGCGAAAAGGCATACTTCGACGCGCTGCAGATCCCGTCGGTGGCCTACACCGATCCGGAAGTCGCATGGGCCGGCAAGACGGAAGACCAGCTGAAAGCCGCAGGCATCAAGTACGGCAAGGCGGTGTTCCCGTGGGCCGCTTCGGGCCGCGCAATCGCCAACGGTCGCGATGAAGGCTTTACCAAGCTGCTGTTCGACGAAGAAACCCATCGCGTGATCGGCGGCGGTATTGTCGGTCTGAATGCCGGCGATCTGATCAGCGAAGTCTGTCTGGCAGTCGAAATGGGCGCGGACGCAACGGATATCGGTAAGACGATTCACCCGCATCCGACACTTGGCGAATCGATCGGCATGGCCGCCGAGTTGTACGAAGGCGTTTGTACCGACCTGCCGCCGCAGAAAAAGAAGTAA